In Desulfonatronum thiodismutans, the genomic window CTCCCGGCGGTCTATACCTTGAATGCGGACGTTTGTTAGGGGGCACACTCCCACTGGTCCCTATTGTGCATGTGAACCGACGCGTGAAAAACTCGGGATGATCAGAGGAATACGAGGGGAAAAACGATGTTGATCCAATGTCCTAACTGCGACACCAAATACAACCTGAACGAATCCGTTATTGGTCCGGATGGGTCGAAGGTTCGGTGCATCCGCTGTGACCATGTCTTTTTCGTCGCCCAGCCGGGTGCGGAGTTCGACGTCACGTCCGAACAGACCCAGGGACAGGCCCAGGAGCATGACCTGGATCAGGCTCAGAAGGACGACTTCGACTGGTTGGACGAGGTAGAGCCCGAGGAGGACGGCAAGGGGCGGAGCAAGGGCGGCGAGGACGGCTATTCCGTGGAGATTCAGCCCTCGGAAGAGCCGAAGAACAAGACTGTGACCTATGTCGTGGCCGGTCTTGTTGTCGCGATCATCGCCTTGGCGGCGTTTCTGTATTCCCAGGGGGCCGTGGATACTTTTTCGTCCTGGTTCGGTTCCTCCGAACCCGAGCAGGTCGAGGAGCCGAAAACGCTCGGCCCGGAAGACGTGCACTTGGTTTCATTGCAGAACGTGCGCCAGTATTTTGTCACCAACGAGAAAATCGGCCAGTTGTTCGTCATCGAAGGCAAGGCCCGCAACGATTTTCCGACTCCCATGGAACTGTTCCGCATTGAGGCCAGTTTGTTCGATGCCGCCGGACAGGTCGTGGAACGCCGGGAGTTTTTAGCCGGCAACACCGTCTCCCTGTTTCAGCTCCAGATCCTTTCGGAGCAGGAATTGGATGCGGCCTTGAACGCACGGGTCGGCATCCTGACCAACAATACCAACGTTCGTCCCGGAATGGACGTTCAGTTCATGGTTGTTTTTCCCAATCCTCCGGATTCCGTTCAGGAATACGGATTGAAAGTCATCGGCGCCCAGCACCCGCCGAGGTAGATCTTCGTTTTGTTTTTTTACGGATAATGCTCCCCGTAGGGGCACGGCGCGCCGTGCCCCTACGTAACCCGCCTCCCCCTTCCCGATGAAAACTCCCCCCGGCCTCCACATCTGCACCGACTGCGGGGCCCGGTCCCCCAGATGGCAGGGCCAGTGTCCACAGTGTAAGGCGTGGAACACGCTCCAGGAAGCTCCGAAAGCCTCCCCCGCCCGCCGTGACATCCGCCCCGTTTCCTCTCCCGTCAGTCTGACCGACGGCGGCGACGCTCCGGTTGCGGCGTGGACAACCGGGCTTTCCGGGCTGGACGAGGTTTTGGGCGGCGGATTGATGCCCGGGGCATCCATGCTGGTGGGGGGGGAGCCGGGGATCGGCAAGTCTACGCTGCTCCTACAGTTGGCCGCCCAGGCGGCTGGGGGCGGCAGACGGGTGGT contains:
- a CDS encoding DUF3426 domain-containing protein gives rise to the protein MLIQCPNCDTKYNLNESVIGPDGSKVRCIRCDHVFFVAQPGAEFDVTSEQTQGQAQEHDLDQAQKDDFDWLDEVEPEEDGKGRSKGGEDGYSVEIQPSEEPKNKTVTYVVAGLVVAIIALAAFLYSQGAVDTFSSWFGSSEPEQVEEPKTLGPEDVHLVSLQNVRQYFVTNEKIGQLFVIEGKARNDFPTPMELFRIEASLFDAAGQVVERREFLAGNTVSLFQLQILSEQELDAALNARVGILTNNTNVRPGMDVQFMVVFPNPPDSVQEYGLKVIGAQHPPR